GCCAGCTGCGCACCGCGGCGACACCGGGCACGCCGCTGGAGTTCCTGTATTTCGGCGACACCCAGAACAAGAACGCCAGCCACGGCAGCCGCGTGCTCCTCGAAGCCCTGCGCCACGCTCCCAGTGCCCGCCTGGCGGTGTTCGCCGGCGACCTCGTCAGTGGCGGCGATGGCGAGGACGACAACGAGTGGGGCGAATGGGCCGACATCGTCGCCCCGGTGGCGGCGACGATGCTGGTCGCGCCGGTGACGGGCAACCATGAGTACTTCGAGGAGTTCGAGGACACGCCGCAGGAGCGCCGCGTGCTCGGCCCGCACTGGCCGCACATGTTCGCCCTGCCCGACAACGGCGCCGCGGGCACGGAGCGCACGACCTACTGGTTCGACATGCACGACGCGCGCTTCGTGGTGCTCGACGGCACCTCGGCGCTCGACCTCGGCACGGCCGCCGCGCAGGCCGCATGGCTGGACGGCGTGCTGGCCGGCAACCCGCGCGCGTGGTCGATCGTGGTCGTCCACCAGCCGATGTACTCGCCGCGCGAGGGGCGCGACAACGCACTGCTGCGCGAACACCTGATGCCGGTGCTGGAGCGCCATTCCGTCGACCTGGTGTTGCAGGGCCACGACCACACCTACGGCCGCCGCGCAGGCGACGACGGCGCGGCGACTCCGCAGTACGTGGTCTCCGTGGCAGGTGCCAAGCAGTACCGGCTGTCGCAGGAAGCGCGCGACACCATGGCGCCGGTGGGCGAAGACACCCAGCTTTTGCAGGTGGTGCGCATCGATGGCGACACGCTGCGCTACGAGGCGCGGACCGTGACCGGCCGCCTGTACGACGCGTTCTCGCTGGTCGGTGACGGGCGTGGCGCGCGCAGGCTCGTCGAGCACACGGAAGGGCGTATCGAACCGCGCGACTGCGGGCGCGATGCGACGCTCAAGGGTCGTGCCGACCGCTGCTGGGAGTGATCCACCACGCAGCGTGGTAACCCTGCGTTCCATGGGTGGGCGGTGACGGAGCGCGACGCGCCCCCATCTTGGCGGCATGTCCATCCACCGGAGCCGTCCATGAGCACCATCGACCCGATCCGCTACGCCCGTGTTGCCGGCCGGCTGCGCGGCATGCCCACCTCGGACGGTGCCGGCGTGCGCCTGACCCGGGTGATCGGCAGCCCGCAGCTGCCCGACCTCGATCCGTTCCTGCTGCTCGACGAGTTCGGCACCGATCGCCCCGAGGACTACATCGCCGGCTTCCCGGAGCATCCGCACCGCGGCTTCGAAACCGTCACCTACATGCTCGACGGCCGCATGCGCCATCGCGACAACAAGGGCCATGAAGGCCTGCTCGTGCCCGGTGGCGTGCAGTGGATGACCGCCGGCAGCGGCCTCGTGCATTCGGAGATGCCGGAGCAGGAGGCGGGCCGCATGCGCGGCTTCCAGCTGTGGGTGAACCTGCCGGCAAAGGACAAGATGGCCGCGCCGCGCTACCAGGAGTTCGGCCCCGAGCGCATCCCGGTGGTGCATCCGGCCGAGGGCATCGAGGTCAAGGTCATCGCCGGCCAGGTCGGCGACGTGACCGGCCCGATCGCGCAGCCGGCCACCGATCCGCTGTATCTCGACGTGCTGCTGGACACCGGTCGCGAGTGGACCCATCTGCTGCCCGACGGCCACAACGCCTTCGTCTACGTCTACGAAGGTGCGCTGAGGGTGGGCGAGGGCGAGGACGCACGGCTGCTGGCCGCGCAGGAGCTGGCCGTGCTCGGCGGCGGTGACGTGTTGCGCATGCATGCCGACGCCGCGACCCGCGCGATCGTCGTCGCCGGTCGCCCGTTGCGCGAGCCGGTGGCCCGCCACGGACCATTCGTCATGAATACCCGCGAGGAACTGATGCAGGCGTTCGTCGACTTCCAGGAAGGCAGGTTCTAGGGCGGCGGACGCGTTGGTCCTCAGCCTTTTCCGCCCGCGGGAGACAGATCGGCAGGATTGCCGATCTGGACGGCGAAGCCGCCCGAAGGGTGAGCGCCATGGATGGCGCGAATCCAGGTGGCGCGCGGCGCCGGATGAGGGCGTACTGCGCGGCGTTCCAGGGCCGCGCCGCCGGCGACTACTTCGCGGTGAACCGCGCCTCCTCGAAGCGCAGCGATTCCACCAGTCGCTGGTTGTACTGCAGCTGCTCGGCGTTGCGCGCATGCAGCCACACGTGCATCACCTGGCCGTTGTCGAGTTCCACCAGGGTCTCGCGCACCAGCGTGGATGGATCGGCCGCCACCTCGCCGCGATACCAGCGGATTTCCTGCCCGGCCACCATGCCGCGCTCCTCGCGGTTGGCGCGCGCGGGCTGGAACGGCGAGTTGCCGGCGAGATAGAGGCCGAACGCTTCGCGCCCATCGGCACCGATCGCGCGGCAGATCAGGAACGCCTCGCTGCTGCGCTGTGTCCAGCTGAGCTCGGCGTCGCCGGGCAGGCGCGGGCACTCGTCGCCCTGCTGCGCATGGGCAAGCGGTGCGAACAGTGTGGAAAACAGGATGGCGGCGGCGACGCGCCTCGGCCGGCGTGTGGTTCTGGTCATGCGACATTCCCCCGTGCAGGCCCCGCGCGATCCCCATCGCGCGCTGGACCCTGCCGGTCCAGACCTTAGACCTGTGCGGTCGTCATTACAAATCGTGCGTTGCGTCGCGTTTTCTGAAGCACGTCGCCGCGGTGGCGTGGATGGTGCGAATGGCCGCATCCGCGGCCGGGATCTACCTGCGCTCAAGCGGACCCGTATCGCGAACGCACAAGCGGCTCGAGCGCCGCCCGCCATGCAGCCAGCTTGCCCGCCAACGGCATGGCGGCGTAGGCCGGGCTGGTCGAGGGCAGGGTGACCGTGGCAGTGCCGGGACGCAGCGCGTTTGCGGCATGCCGTGCAAACACGCGCGCCGCGGTACCGCCGTTGAATGCAACCAGCGCGACATGCGGATGCGCTGCGAAGAACGCGTCGAAGTCGTTGACCACGATGCTGCCGGGCTCGATCCGCGCGTCGAGGCTGCCGGCGCGCTCGCAGTGCGCAAGCACATCCCACAGCGCGATGCCGGCACCGGCCAGCCGTGCCAGGCGTTGCGGGTAGGGCAGTTCCGGCGCGGCCCCGGCGAGCGCGCCCATGATCGGCGAGAACGCATTGCGTGGATGCGCGTAATAGCGCTGCGCGGCAAGCGAAGCCGTGCCGGGCATGCTGCCCAGGACCAGGATGCGTGCATCGCCGCGGGCCACTGCAGGCAACCCGGCAAGCCGCGTCGCGCTCATCGGGGAGTGGGCGAGGCAGGCACGTGCGGCAGGCGTGGGCTCAGAACCCGCGCATCGACAGGCGGGTTTCGCCATCGGCGCGGATGCGGACTTCGTAGACCTGCCCGTAGACGGTCTCGTCGATCGGCGGCACCGGGCAGGCGCACAGGGTGGACACCAGCATCGGCACGGTATTGCTGTGGCCGACCACCAGCACCTGCTGGCCGACATGGCGCAGGTGCAACACCGTGACCGTTTCGGTCGGCGGCTTGCCGCCGTCGTACTCGCGTACCTCGAGCCCCTTTGCAGCGGCCACCGGGCGCGCGGTCTCGCGCGTGCGGCGGGTGGGGGTGGAGTAGATGGCCGACAAAGGCACGTCGGCCAGCAACGTGGCCAACGCCTGCGCCCGCGCGCGCCCCGCCTCGCTGAGTGGCGGGTCGTCCGCCGGAGCCGCTGCCTTCTCTGCATGGCGCACCACGATGAACACCGTGTCCGAACCGGGCTTCGGCACCCCGGCACAGGCGGAAAGTAGGAGCAGGATCGGCAACAGCAGCAGGCGCATCGGTGTTCCGGCGGTCGTGAGAGCCGTTGCATGATGCCGTCGCCCGGCCGCGCTGACAAAGTCGGCAGTGCGCGCGGGCGTGGGCCTTGGTGTCACCCGCGATTCAGGGCGCACAGCGACTTGTCGCTGTTGATATCGCGACACGAGCCGCCCGCCACCGACGAGAAGCTGCTTTGGAGACGCGCGGCGCTGACGGACATGCAGGGCGTCGCACCGCCGTGTCCCCGCCACGCGGGAACGTCAGACGGCCCGGAGACGATACGGGACCGACCCGTTGTACTGCAGCAGGTCCCAGAGATTGCCGTACACGTCGCGGAACACAGCCACGGTTCCGTACACCTCCTCGGCGGGCGGCCGAACGAAGTTGACGCCGGCGGCGCGAAATCGTGCGTAGTCGCGCCAGAAGTCGTCTGTCTGGAGGAACAGGAAGACCCGGCCGCCGGTCTGGTTGCCGACTGCCGCGAGCTGCTCGGGGCCCACGGCTCGTGCCAGGAGAATTGATGCACCCGAGCCGCCGGGCGGTGCGACGACCACCCAGCGCTTGCCCGCCTCCGGCCGCGGCGAGTCCTCGATCAGTTCGAACCCGAGCGTGCCAACGTAGAACCCGATGGCCTCGTCGTAGTCACGGACCAGGAGCGAGATGTGGGCGATTGTCTGTTGCACTCGATGCTGCTCCATCGGGTCGCCAAACCCGGTCGGGCTGCGAGCGACATCGGTTCGGGCGACTACCGGGTTCCAACTACAGGATCGCGATCTGCGAAGCGTTCGCGCAATCGAGGCTCAATCCAGGAACTTCCAGGTCTTTGCCCCATCGAAGCGCCTGACGATCACCGACTCCAGCAGCTCGGGCTCGAAGTTCCGCAGGTTCACGCCGTGGCGAGCGCCCGGTGCAGCGTCGAGCGGCTCCCAATGGGTGATGATCCCGCAGCCCTTGCACCGGAAGTTGACCAGGGTCCGATCGCCCCAGATGTAGCGTTCGGTGTTCTCAGGATGGCCCTGGATGGAGACGGTGCCAAGTCCGTAGAACGCCCATATGCCGCCAGTGCGCCGACACAGCGAGCAGTTGCAGCTGGTCGCCGTGTCCGGGACCTCCGGCAGGGTGATGCGCACTGCGCCGCAGTGACAGGAGCCGTCCAACGATGGCGAGGGCTGCTTCTTGTCCACGGATCCGCCGCTGTTCCTGTACCGCATCACACCAGAATCAAGCCGTCCCGCAAGGCGGCATCGGCTTGATGGACTGGTCAGGCCATCTTGGTCCACACCGGCGTCAGGGCCGTCACCTGCGGCGGGCCGACCAGGAGCGGCTCGACGTCCTTCACATACGCCGCGTAACTGTCTGTCGCGAGGAACTGTTGCGATGCTTCGGCGTTCCGATACACCTGGAACGCGCTGATCGAATCCGGATCCGCATTATCGAAGCAGTAGAAGTACGCGGCGTGGCCGGGATTGCCCGCGACCGCGGGTGCCATGTGTCTCTCCCAGACCGCCCGAACCTCATCGCGTCTGCCCGGCAGAACCTTGTGCTTGATGATGAGTGCCAGCTGCGTCATCCGTACTCTCGCTCTGTGATGGTTGGGAAAGCGGCTACACCTGGGCTAGGCACCGCCACGGAAGCCGCGTCGGCTTGAACGAGCTGTCAGACGGCGGGTCCTCGAGCCTGCCCAGCCGGTTTTGTCCTTCGAGGCTTGGCTGGCTTGGGCGCCGGCATGAGCGCTGCGGTTTCCGTAATGAGCTGTCGAAGCGCGTCGGTGTCGTCGAGCAGCTCGTCGGCCACAGGATAATCCTTCGCGCCCGGGTACGGTGGCCGCTGGGGCAGCCCGGGAGCGAGCGCAGTCGCAGCGGCCGATGGCTTGACGAACAGGCTGTTGTCACACGCAAAGGCGACGACCTTGCCGTCCAGGTAGAGCGCGTATTCGCCGAACATCCTCCTGGATGTCAGGCGGCTGCCCAGACCAACCTGTTCCGTGACGTACGCGATGAAGTCCTGATCGGTGGCCATGCCTGCTCCGTGGTTCAACGCCTGAGTTTGGCCTGCTACGTAGTGGATGTAGGGACGTGGCCCGACACATTGAGTTGCGCCCGGCTACGAGGTGGCCCCGCTTGAGCGAATTGTCAGGCCGCAGACAGCGAACTGATCATGACGTAGTAGCCGTCAGGATCACGCAGTGCGAACTCCTTGGTGCCCGTGTTTGGATTGATACCAGGCTCCTCTTCAAGCGCGGCGACAAGGCCACGTGCGCGACCCAGCGCCTGGTCGAAGTCATCGACGCGGAAGAAGAGAAGTAGCCCATTGCCCGGCTTTGCATGATCCGGGCTCGCAAGGGATGGATGCTCGTGGTCGCCCCAGCGATGGAGGCAAAGCAGTACCGTTCCATCCGTGTCGACGATCTGGCCGAAATAGTCATGGGCCGGCTGCGTGGCAGGGTGCCCCAGAAGCGACTGATACCACGCGAAGCTGCGGGTAACGTCCGTGACGCCAATGATCGTCCACAAGTGCTGCATAGTCGCTCCTGCGGCCTGACCCCAGAATTGAGCCGATCCGCAACCTGCTGATCGGTCAGCCGGTGCAGTGGACCAACGATACATCCAGGCCGAGCGCCCAAGCGGGTCCGGTCCGAATGGAATGTCAGGCAACCCTCTCGGGTGTCTGCGCGCGTCGGCGTGCCATCAGGTAACCGAGCCACGCGAAGGGGAGATAGGCGCCAATCAAATCCACTGCGATGAACCAGGTCGGCGCCGGGATCATACGCGCAGCCAGCACTCCGCCCACGAAGAAGAGGACGCCAACAATCAACGCCGCAGTCGGCTTGAATCGAGAGGCGATTTTTGCGGCGGTGAAGGCGCCGACCAGCGTTCCGATGGCGTGGGCCAGAAACGGGAACAGGAAGTGGCGGGGCTCCAGCTGGGGCAACGCGGCACGAATGCCCTCAGCGGTTGTCATGTCGGCACCGGCAGGAGGAGGGATCACATGACCACTGGCCGCAATCAACGCCATGTTGATGGCACTGCCCACGATAAGGCCAAGAACCACGGCGAGGATGAGTCTCAGGCTGGACATAGGTGATCTCTCCCGGTGTTGCATGACACCTGAATCATGCTGCGTCGCGAAGCAGTATCGACGCGGATGCGTCGTTAGGCCGCTGCACAACCACCAACCTTCAAGACACGCTCTGTTGAAGCGGGGTACCTGGCCAACAAATGACTCGGACGAACCGGGCGCTGTGAAAAATTGCCGCCGCAGTTCGGGCACGCATTCGCCAGGACTCCCGCCGCACACTCCGGGCAGAACGTGCACTCGAAGGTACAGATCATCGCCTCGGTATCCGGAGGCAGATCCTTGTTACAGCACTCGCAGTTTGGACGAAGCTGCAACATGTTCCGACTCCTTGCGAGGGCTTTACCAGCGGCCTGACGCCGGAGCCAAGCCGCGCTGCGTAGGGGCGTGAAGCACCTGGCATGCTTTGCCTGCCAGATGATGCGGCCCGAAGCGGCGTGGGGTTGAACGCCCTGCTAGGCGCTATCCCGTGGCACGCCCCTGAGCCGCCCAGCAATGTACGGCGCAGTTGCCGTAGCGAGCAAGACCAGCGGCCAAACGTTGCCTTCTTTGAAGGTGTACGCCTCCAACAGCGCGGACCATGGCCTGCCCTGGAGCCGCCCAAAGGCAAGCTCGAATAACAGGGTGAGCGCCAGCCAGCCCAGCCCGATGCGAACAAGTTGCCGGAGGCCGACGGGACGTAGCCAGGGAAGGGCAATGTACGTAATTGCTAGGATGAGCGCAGAGAGCAACAGACCGCTCAGCAGCAGCCCGGCTGTCTTGCCGAAAGCTGGGATGAGAATCGCTTCACGCAGAATGCCGTTGAAAGCCGCACAGCCCAAAATGGCGAGCCACAGCGCGAGGGCTTTGACTGTGAGCATCAGCGCCGCTCCAGTAGCGCCTGACAACTAGGTTGAGCCGCCCCGAAGCGGCCTCGGCTTGAAAGCATTGTCAGGCCCCAACCCACGCCGCCCCCTCGCTGACGTCGGCTGATTCTTGAGGGCTAAAACAGGCCGACGGCAACTGGCACAAGGCACGCAACGCCGATCAGAAAAGGGGTGACGCGCCGCCAAGTCCTAGTGGACTGGTTCGTAGCCATGACATAGCCAAGGACAACGACAAGAACCAGCAGTCCGCACAGCGCTGCTACAAGAGTCCACGTCGCGGCGTGCCAAACCATCGGATCCGCGGGAAACGTGAAAAGGATGCCGGCCGCTGCTACGGAAATGCCGATAGCAAGCCAGGTGAGAACGGTTGTGGACATGAGTTTGCGAAATGCTGCCATCGGGGCCTGATACCTTGGTTACTCGACCCACGCAGTGAAGTGGGTCAGGTGGCACGGGTCTACCGGTGCCTGGGCCGCGTAACGAAGCGGGCTCGGCTTGAACACAATGTCAGGGCTCGGCCTGCGCGCGGTGATACGCAACCAGTGCGTCGGCGTGACCATGGCCGATTTGATGCTCTTGCTGGGATGCGCCACTTGCTCCATGTGCTTCATGTCTTGCAAAGAATCGAGCACCTGGAGCCAGTGCGCCACCGGCTTCCCGTAGGTCCGCTCGATCGATGGGAAGTACGAAGCCGGACCCCCAGCTTTCTCATCACTCGTCATGTCGTGGATCTCCAGTGACCCTCACAAGGTGCCTAACGCTAGAATTAAGCCGTGCCGCGAAGTCACTCGGACGAATTGTTAGGCGCCAGGCCTGTTACCTGTCCCATATGCCGGCGTCAGACATTAGCCGCATTGTGTAGTTGACTTGCAGGGTCTGGTTGCCACCGCATGCGATCCCAGTGGTTTTCCCGCTCGGCGCCTCGACGATTATGGACGACTCGCTCCTGAGCGGGTCCACTAGGCTGTAGCGGTAGCCATTGTTCGCGAACTCCACGGAAGCGTTGCCGTTGGCGTACGAGCTGTATGTGAACGCTCCTGACGGCGGGCGCTTGATTGCCGGGTACGTAAACACTGCATTGCCTGTTTTGGAGGCGCGGTACTGCATGTAGCCCTGTGCATGGGTCACAACGCGCGAGGAGCAGAGCGCATACTGACGTTTGCCCACCGAACAGGACCAGAGGGTTATCTCGTCGTCGGAGCAGAGAGGGCTGCTGGGGTAGTAGCGGCTGTACGCCTGCCACGTTGCCTCCCGGATGTAGTCCACCGGTGCGGTGTGCTGTCCAGAT
This portion of the Luteimonas yindakuii genome encodes:
- a CDS encoding putative quinol monooxygenase, whose product is MTQLALIIKHKVLPGRRDEVRAVWERHMAPAVAGNPGHAAYFYCFDNADPDSISAFQVYRNAEASQQFLATDSYAAYVKDVEPLLVGPPQVTALTPVWTKMA
- a CDS encoding pirin family protein, which produces MSTIDPIRYARVAGRLRGMPTSDGAGVRLTRVIGSPQLPDLDPFLLLDEFGTDRPEDYIAGFPEHPHRGFETVTYMLDGRMRHRDNKGHEGLLVPGGVQWMTAGSGLVHSEMPEQEAGRMRGFQLWVNLPAKDKMAAPRYQEFGPERIPVVHPAEGIEVKVIAGQVGDVTGPIAQPATDPLYLDVLLDTGREWTHLLPDGHNAFVYVYEGALRVGEGEDARLLAAQELAVLGGGDVLRMHADAATRAIVVAGRPLREPVARHGPFVMNTREELMQAFVDFQEGRF
- a CDS encoding GFA family protein, whose protein sequence is MDKKQPSPSLDGSCHCGAVRITLPEVPDTATSCNCSLCRRTGGIWAFYGLGTVSIQGHPENTERYIWGDRTLVNFRCKGCGIITHWEPLDAAPGARHGVNLRNFEPELLESVIVRRFDGAKTWKFLD
- a CDS encoding purple acid phosphatase family protein; this encodes MRALTMPAARMPRAPRLLLAALLALPLTAGAHDAFGPGIHTLEPNTLVPAGDLRYAPTARPDRIVASPSADPAYGFQVSWRTATGVDAPRLELVVAGDSPAVGEPRRLAARSTAFATENGGGSQHQVAVDGLEPDTLYAFRVQGGNGWWSPWRQLRTAATPGTPLEFLYFGDTQNKNASHGSRVLLEALRHAPSARLAVFAGDLVSGGDGEDDNEWGEWADIVAPVAATMLVAPVTGNHEYFEEFEDTPQERRVLGPHWPHMFALPDNGAAGTERTTYWFDMHDARFVVLDGTSALDLGTAAAQAAWLDGVLAGNPRAWSIVVVHQPMYSPREGRDNALLREHLMPVLERHSVDLVLQGHDHTYGRRAGDDGAATPQYVVSVAGAKQYRLSQEARDTMAPVGEDTQLLQVVRIDGDTLRYEARTVTGRLYDAFSLVGDGRGARRLVEHTEGRIEPRDCGRDATLKGRADRCWE
- a CDS encoding TfoX/Sxy family protein; this translates as MATDQDFIAYVTEQVGLGSRLTSRRMFGEYALYLDGKVVAFACDNSLFVKPSAAATALAPGLPQRPPYPGAKDYPVADELLDDTDALRQLITETAALMPAPKPAKPRRTKPAGQARGPAV
- a CDS encoding DUF1272 domain-containing protein; the encoded protein is MLQLRPNCECCNKDLPPDTEAMICTFECTFCPECAAGVLANACPNCGGNFSQRPVRPSHLLARYPASTERVLKVGGCAAA
- a CDS encoding DNA-deoxyinosine glycosylase codes for the protein MSATRLAGLPAVARGDARILVLGSMPGTASLAAQRYYAHPRNAFSPIMGALAGAAPELPYPQRLARLAGAGIALWDVLAHCERAGSLDARIEPGSIVVNDFDAFFAAHPHVALVAFNGGTAARVFARHAANALRPGTATVTLPSTSPAYAAMPLAGKLAAWRAALEPLVRSRYGSA
- a CDS encoding VOC family protein, which encodes MQHLWTIIGVTDVTRSFAWYQSLLGHPATQPAHDYFGQIVDTDGTVLLCLHRWGDHEHPSLASPDHAKPGNGLLLFFRVDDFDQALGRARGLVAALEEEPGINPNTGTKEFALRDPDGYYVMISSLSAA
- a CDS encoding SixA phosphatase family protein, which produces MRLLLLPILLLLSACAGVPKPGSDTVFIVVRHAEKAAAPADDPPLSEAGRARAQALATLLADVPLSAIYSTPTRRTRETARPVAAAKGLEVREYDGGKPPTETVTVLHLRHVGQQVLVVGHSNTVPMLVSTLCACPVPPIDETVYGQVYEVRIRADGETRLSMRGF
- a CDS encoding VOC family protein, whose protein sequence is MQQTIAHISLLVRDYDEAIGFYVGTLGFELIEDSPRPEAGKRWVVVAPPGGSGASILLARAVGPEQLAAVGNQTGGRVFLFLQTDDFWRDYARFRAAGVNFVRPPAEEVYGTVAVFRDVYGNLWDLLQYNGSVPYRLRAV